A stretch of Lathyrus oleraceus cultivar Zhongwan6 chromosome 6, CAAS_Psat_ZW6_1.0, whole genome shotgun sequence DNA encodes these proteins:
- the LOC127092732 gene encoding uncharacterized protein LOC127092732, whose protein sequence is MLDFTAMASGDSKLPLQTQRLQIYPKPNSGVSPFWREKYEKEAKRNWDVFYKRHRDKFFKDRHYLDKEWGDYFSGGGKKVILEVGCGAGNTIFPVIASYPDAFVYACDFSPRAVELVKAHEDFKESQVHAFVSDLTADDLCKEISPSSVDIVTMIFMLSAVSPEKMPLVLQNIRKIIKPSGYVLLRDYATGDLAQERFSGKDQKISDNFYVRGDGTRAYYFSNEFLTNLFEENGFDVHKLDVCCKEVENRSRELIMKRRWIQGVFRVSDGSVSSSGKEVEANHLDSDSNIGTVINQNDYGSLTDSVIDMSEGVAADMFGVLPSDEYEVIEIKLRGWNFKINLLSKEYQHTCKSTGLMLWESARLMASILAENPNIVAGKRVLELGCGSGGICSMIASRHADQVVATDGDDFALDLLSKNVASNIESPLLTKLTTKKLEWGNKDHIESIKKLSNGGFNVIIGTDVTYVHEAILPLFATAKELIACSESNKDDNVSALILCHIFRRVDEPTLLSAAAQFGFRLVDRWPTTGNSTETSRSVIGNWFVDNDLKDDLPSAALNILLFCKD, encoded by the exons ATGCTTGATTTCACGGCAATGGCATCAGGGGATTCAAAATTGCCGCTTCAAACTCAAAGGTTGCAAATTTACCCCAAACCAAATTCTGGGGTCTCCCCCTTTTGGAGAG AAAAGTATGAAAAAGAAGCCAAGCGAAATTGGGATGTTTTCTATAAGCGCCACAGGGACAAG TTTTTCAAAGACAGACATTACCTGGATAAGGAGTGGGGAGATTACTTTTCA GGTGGAGGAAAGAAAGTGATTTTGGAG GTTGGTTGTGGAGCTGGAAATACCATCTTTCCTGTGATTGCTTCGTATCCAGATGCTTTCGTTTATGCTTGTGATTTCTCACCACGAGCTGTTGAGTTGGTTAAG GCGCACGAAGACTTTAAGGAGTCCCAAGTCCACGCTTTTGTCTCTGATTTGACAGCTGATGACCTATGCAAAGAGATCAGTCCATCTTCTGTTGATATTGTTACAATG ATATTTATGTTATCTGCAGTGTCCCCGGAAAAGATGCCTCTAGTTTTGCAGAACATTAGAAAAATTATCAAA CCAAGTGGATATGTGCTGCTGCGAGACTATGCTACTGGAGACCTTGCTCAG GAGAGATTCTCCGGCAAGGATCAAAAGATAAGTGATAACTTTTATGTTAGAGGTGACGGCACG CGCGCTTACTATTTTTCAAATGAGTTCTTGACAAATTTATTTGAAGAAAATGGTTTTGATGTTCACAAACTTGACGTATGTTGCAAAGAAGTTGAGAACCGTTCAAGGGAGTTGATAATGAAACG GCGTTGGATCCAAGGTGTTTTTCGTGTTTCAGATGGTTCTGTCTCTTCTTCTGGTAAAGAAGTGGAGGCCAATCATCTTGATAGCGATAGCAATATTGGCACGGTAATCAATCAAAATGATTATGGTAGTTTAACCGACTCTGTAATTGACATGTCCGAGGGAGTTGCGGCTGACATGTTTGGCGTCTTGCCTTCGGACGAGTATGAGGTTATTGAGATCAAACTTAGAGGCTGGAATTTCAAGATTAACTTACTCTCAAAAGAGTACCAACACACCTGCAAATCAACTGGTTTGATGCTATGGGAATCGGCCCGATTAATGGCTTCCATCCTTGCAGAAAATCCCAACATTGTTGCAGGAAAAAGGGTATTGGAGTTAGGATGCGGCAGCGGCGGAATCTGCTCTATGATTGCTTCTAGACACGCCGACCAAGTTGTTGCTACAGACGGAGATGATTTCGCACTCGACCTATTATCCAAAAACGTTGCGTCGAATATCGAATCGCCACTGCTGACTAAACTAACTACAAAAAAACTCGAGTGGGGAAACAAAGATCACATAGAAAGCATAAAGAAATTGAGCAACGGAGGGTTCAACGTCATCATCGGCACCGATGTTACATATGTTCACGAAGCCATATTGCCTTTGTTTGCAACTGCGAAAGAACTTATTGCTTGCAGTGAAAGTAATAAAGACGATAATGTTTCTGCGCTTATTCTTTGCCATATTTTTCGCCGTGTTGACGAACCGACATTGCTTTCAGCTGCAGCGCAATTCGGGTTTAGATTAGTCGACAGATGGCCTACTACCGGAAATTCGACTGAAACGTCTCGAAGCGTTATCGGTAATTGGTTTGTGGACAATGATTTGAAGGATGATCTTCCTAGTGCAGCATTGAACATCTTGCTCTTTTGCAAAGATTGA